In Pyramidobacter piscolens W5455, the following are encoded in one genomic region:
- a CDS encoding AEC family transporter produces MQGFLTNLVIFIVMGCGWVLKRRGRLTETGLKELNGLLFSLLMPVSFFKAGLGFNASMIHGWRFAAVLIGGYAAATAVLWVASGLRKIAPERRAVSMLTSVRPNAIFIGLPVMTLWLGQAGTEAQLLFVAVGTPYFNLVPLLMSQIAMSGRSDGRSLANALVRTVRNPILLAGICGILIGALGWTPYIPQWFARVLEVLGDCGNGMALLVIGAALAPERLWSDVKSAWPDMLMKLFVHPAIVMVAFMLFPVENPVVMQVAVVGSAVAPAFNCYVLARGFGMDGDYAAMLVASSTLLCMVTMLFWMEVSLRVFA; encoded by the coding sequence ATGCAAGGTTTTCTAACGAATCTGGTGATTTTCATCGTCATGGGCTGCGGCTGGGTTCTGAAAAGGCGAGGACGGCTGACTGAAACCGGGCTGAAGGAACTGAACGGCCTGCTTTTCTCGTTGCTGATGCCTGTCAGCTTTTTCAAGGCCGGACTTGGCTTCAACGCGTCAATGATCCATGGCTGGCGCTTTGCCGCCGTGCTCATTGGCGGTTACGCGGCGGCGACGGCAGTGCTCTGGGTGGCGTCGGGGCTGCGCAAAATCGCGCCCGAACGGCGCGCCGTGTCCATGCTCACGTCGGTGCGTCCCAACGCGATCTTTATCGGCCTGCCGGTGATGACGCTTTGGCTCGGGCAGGCGGGGACGGAAGCGCAGCTGCTCTTCGTAGCGGTCGGTACGCCGTATTTCAACCTCGTACCGCTGCTGATGTCGCAGATTGCCATGAGCGGTCGGAGCGACGGCCGGTCACTGGCGAACGCGTTGGTGCGGACGGTCAGAAATCCGATCCTGCTGGCGGGCATCTGCGGCATCCTGATCGGCGCTTTGGGGTGGACGCCTTATATCCCGCAATGGTTTGCGCGCGTCCTCGAGGTGCTGGGCGACTGCGGCAACGGCATGGCGTTGCTGGTCATCGGCGCGGCGTTGGCGCCGGAACGCCTGTGGAGCGACGTCAAATCGGCCTGGCCTGACATGCTCATGAAACTGTTCGTTCACCCGGCGATCGTCATGGTCGCGTTCATGCTCTTTCCCGTGGAGAATCCCGTCGTCATGCAGGTGGCGGTGGTCGGATCCGCCGTGGCGCCGGCCTTCAACTGTTACGTTCTGGCCCGCGGTTTCGGCATGGACGGCGATTACGCGGCCATGCTGGTGGCGTCGTCGACGCTGCTGTGCATGGTGACGATGCTGTTTTGGATGGAGGTCTCGCTGCGCGTTTTCGCGTAG